TACCAGCTAAAGCGAATCATTATGCGCAGGAACCTCATGCCATGAGAGATAGAGCGGAGATCGACTCTTCCAGTCAGCAACAGATGACCAACAAGGGCAAGGCCAGACGCCAGCGACTGCTGTGTGCGGCACGGGATGTGTTTCTGGAGAAGGGCTACAACGGTGCCAGTATCAATGACATCGTTGCACGCGCTGGTGGCTCACTGAGCACGCTGTACAAGCAGTTCGGCAGCAAGGAAGGCCTGTTCGTGGCGGCGTTGGAGGCTCATGCCGGCAACGTCTGGGCACGTCTCGAGGAAGGTCGCGACCGCCCACCCGAAGATGTCCTGTTCGAGCTTGCCCAGGGGCTGATCGACCTGGTCTTTACCCAATCCCACCTGCGCTTGATACGCAGCATCGCTTCCGAAGCCGAACGCACCCCGGAACTCGGCAGATTATTCCTGGAACGTGGTCCTGATCGCACACGACGCGAACTGGCCGACTACCTGAAGGCACAGCACGAGCGGGGGACAATTCGCATTCAGGACCCACGCGCAGCAGCCTCCATGTTTACAGGTATGGTGCTCGGTGAATGGCTGATTGACTCACTCACCGGCCGCGTCCCGGAAATCGACGAAGCCGCGCGCAACCAACGTGCACGCAGCTGTACCG
This Halomonas huangheensis DNA region includes the following protein-coding sequences:
- a CDS encoding TetR/AcrR family transcriptional regulator yields the protein MRDRAEIDSSSQQQMTNKGKARRQRLLCAARDVFLEKGYNGASINDIVARAGGSLSTLYKQFGSKEGLFVAALEAHAGNVWARLEEGRDRPPEDVLFELAQGLIDLVFTQSHLRLIRSIASEAERTPELGRLFLERGPDRTRRELADYLKAQHERGTIRIQDPRAAASMFTGMVLGEWLIDSLTGRVPEIDEAARNQRARSCTDLFLAGLRGVDSESREQ